In one Sphingomonas sanguinis genomic region, the following are encoded:
- a CDS encoding flagellar motor protein MotB yields MARAPHGKNEPPKIVIVKKIIADGHGGHHGGAWKVAYADFVTAMMAFFLLLWLLGATTEKQRKGIADYFAPTLLDTKSTGIGGGVLNGGPGAGRQQQTAASGRLQVIIPKVMEGGGEKAGTGDKGSLRNPNAVVQDKKTFDAIKRELLKKMEVTPQLRKLAQQVRFIPTDDGLRIDLVDNADYSMFATGTTNLTPAASELIGTIAKTVADVPNTIMIRGHTDSVPYGDPRAMNNWLLSSSRAEATRRRLAAGGLPESRFERIEGVADREPMITDNPSDPRNRRVAITLLYRKGAFGQ; encoded by the coding sequence ATGGCCCGCGCACCGCACGGCAAGAACGAGCCGCCCAAGATCGTCATCGTCAAGAAGATCATTGCCGATGGTCATGGCGGGCATCATGGTGGCGCGTGGAAAGTGGCCTATGCCGACTTCGTGACGGCGATGATGGCGTTCTTCCTGTTGCTCTGGCTGCTGGGTGCGACCACCGAGAAGCAGCGCAAGGGCATCGCCGACTATTTCGCGCCGACCTTGCTCGACACCAAGTCGACGGGCATCGGCGGCGGCGTGCTGAACGGCGGACCCGGTGCGGGCCGCCAGCAGCAGACGGCCGCCAGCGGTCGCCTTCAGGTCATCATTCCCAAGGTGATGGAGGGCGGCGGCGAAAAGGCCGGGACCGGCGACAAGGGTTCGCTGCGCAATCCCAACGCCGTCGTGCAGGACAAGAAGACGTTCGACGCGATCAAGCGCGAACTGTTGAAGAAGATGGAGGTCACGCCCCAGCTCCGCAAGCTGGCGCAGCAGGTGCGCTTCATCCCGACCGATGACGGTTTGCGCATCGATCTGGTCGACAATGCCGATTATTCGATGTTCGCGACCGGCACGACGAACCTGACCCCGGCGGCGTCCGAGCTGATCGGCACCATCGCCAAGACGGTCGCCGACGTGCCCAACACGATCATGATCCGCGGCCACACCGACAGCGTACCTTACGGCGATCCGCGCGCCATGAACAACTGGCTGCTCTCGTCCAGCCGCGCCGAGGCGACCCGCCGCCGCCTGGCCGCCGGTGGCCTGCCCGAATCGCGGTTCGAGCGGATCGAGGGCGTCGCCGACCGCGAGCCGATGATTACGGACAACCCGTCCGACCCGCGCAACCGCCGCGTTGCGATCACGCTGCTCTATCGCAAGGGGGCGTTCGGGCAGTAA
- a CDS encoding RES family NAD+ phosphorylase, translating to MATMLPMMNFDGPVWRLLPQAGLADPAAPARAPEGRFHHDGQIAAYASLTAEGAGVAIRRYLGDGVARVLIPMRLTAQCVADARGLVSASVVWQDVTAVKGISPTWAISDMARQAGAQAMLYSSRSRPDLSHVVVFGPECLHSFGEATAYVP from the coding sequence ATGGCGACGATGCTGCCGATGATGAATTTCGATGGTCCCGTCTGGCGGCTATTGCCGCAGGCGGGCCTTGCCGATCCGGCGGCCCCGGCGCGTGCGCCCGAGGGGCGATTTCATCATGATGGGCAAATCGCGGCCTATGCCTCGTTGACGGCCGAAGGCGCAGGTGTCGCGATCCGGCGCTATCTGGGCGACGGGGTCGCTCGGGTGCTCATTCCGATGCGCTTGACGGCGCAGTGCGTCGCGGACGCCAGGGGATTGGTTTCCGCCTCGGTCGTTTGGCAGGATGTGACGGCGGTGAAAGGGATATCGCCGACTTGGGCGATTTCAGACATGGCCCGACAAGCGGGCGCGCAGGCGATGCTATATTCGTCGCGTTCGCGACCCGATCTCTCGCATGTCGTCGTGTTCGGGCCGGAATGCCTCCATAGCT